The window CTGAGACGGACAACTGCTGTCCAACCACGGAAACTCACCTCGAGCGCGCCCGCGAGGCCTGCCACACGCTCGAGGGCTGTCTTGGCTCGACAGGAGATCGCGGACCGCTTGCTTATCTCGAGCGGGCAACACGTATCCCGTTCCATCACGAATCCTAATACGATTCCCTATGACTGACCGCTCTCGGCCACTCTGGCCTGCGTACCTGCTGACGGTGTTTGCAGCCGGCCTTGGCCACTGCTATCTCGGGCAGTGGAAACGCGGCGGGAGCTGGTTCGGCCTGTACGTCATCGCGCTTGCCTTTTTGAGCGCGCGGACGCTCACGGGCGCACTCGAGCCGGGCGAACCCTTTGTCATCACCGCCCTCCAGTTCGATTCGGTCGAGTACGTCGACGTCGCCGTCCCGCTTGCGGTCCTGATCATCTGCGTACTCGATATCTATCTCATTGGGCTTACCCGACGGACCGACGTCGCGGCCAGCGGGAACGGCGGCGGCGTTGCCGAGTGAGACGGATTGGTGTCCCGATGTCACTGTGCAACCGCCGCCCGAGTCGCGGTTGCGCCGGAACTGGGGACAGTACCCGTCTGCGAGCGCCCCAAACACGAAGAGCCAAACCCCTCGAGTGGCTACGACGAGTGAATGGAGGTCGAGTTTCTCGGTGGTGCGGGTGAGGTCGGGCGAAGCGCACTCGTAATCGATGATACCCTCCTGCTCGATTACGGGATGGATTCGGGGAATCCGCCTGCGTTCCCGCTGGGAGATGTCGACCCGGAAGCTGTCGTCGTCAGTCACGGCCACCTCGATCACGTCGGCTCGATTCCAACGTTGTTGTCGGGTGATGCCCGGCCGGCGATCCACTGGACGCCACCGACGTATGAACTGACGATGACACTCGCACGCGACACGCTGAAGCTTCACGGCGGGACGTACGATTGCCCGTTCACTGAGGCGGAACTGGCCCGCGTAACGCAAGTCTCTGAAACGCACGGCTACCGCGAGACGTTCGAGGCTGCGGGGTACGAGGTGACGTTCTTTGAATCCGGCCACATCCCGGGCAGCGCACACGTCCTCGTAAGCGACGGCGAGACACGACTGCTCTACTCCGGCGATTTCCACACTGAAGACCAACAACTGCTCTCGGGGACGACCGCTAGACCCGACGCCGATACCGTCATCTGCGAGAGCACGTACGCGGACACGACGCGAGGACCCCGCCAGCAGACCGAAGCCAAATTCGCCGACAGCCTCGAGCAGACGATCTGGAGTGGCGGCACTGTCGTCGTCCCCGCGTTCGCAATCGGGCGCACCCAGGAGATGCTCTGTCTGTGCGAGCAGTACGACCTCGAGTGCTACGTCGACGGGATGGGCAAACGCGTGACAGAGATTTTCCTGCGCGAGGGCAACCGTGAGTTCCTGCGCGATCCAGAGCTGTTGCGTCGCGCGAAAGGCAACGCCCGCTTTGTCGATGGCCGCGACGGACAACGCAAGCGCATTGCCGAACAGAACACCGTCATCATCACCACCAGCGGGATGCTCCACGGCGGCCCCGCGATGACGTACATTCCGGAAATTCGCTCGCATCCGACGAACAAGATCGCCATGACGGGCTACCAGGTCGAGGGTACCCCCGGCCGAAGCCTCCTCGAGACTGGGAGCGCCGAAATCGACGGCCGGATGCTGCGCGTCAGCGCCCAGGTCGAACAGTACGATTTCTCCGCCCACGCCGACCGCGAGGGCCTGCTCGCATTCCTCGAGTCCTACCGGGACAGTGAGGTGCTGGTCAATCACGGCGACCGCTGCGAGGCGTTCGCCGAGGAACTGTGCGCAGATGGTTTCGAGGCGCGAGCGCCAGAGCTTGGGGAGCGTCTCAAGGTGTAAGCGCGGTAGAAAGGGAAATTACTTGTAAATAAGCATAGATTAGATTGTTGTTAGGTGTAGTTGGATTATAGTATGAATCCGTATACCCTCCCTGTTTGTGCTGCGTTAATTGGCGTCCTTATCCCTATTCAGCGGCATTCAACCGCCATCTGGTTAGAACTGTCATCCTCGGGACCGTCAGCCGGGACGCTGACACAAATGACGCTTGGTGGCCGGTTCGCGGTGTTTGTCGCCGTCTACGGCGTGTTGCTCGGACTTGCCACGCTGGTTGGCCGCCGCGGAGAATCAACGGTAAGCGACCGAGATGTTGTTCTCCTGACCGGGATCGCTACTGCGATCTTCGCACTCGTCAGTACCATCCTCATCTTCTGGACCCTCGGAAACGGCATTGAGGCTGAATTGCTTGTGTTGGCCGCTGGTTTCGGCATGGCCATTAGTGCTGGCATCCAGTCAGCAGTCGTCTCATTTGCCGGGATTTGCCTGGGCCGTCGGTACCGCTGACACGCCGGTCGCTTTCATAGGGATCGCTGGTGAACGTGTCATATGTCGCCACTCGAGACGCCAGACCACCACAACTCTCGCCATCGCTGTCAGCTACGTCGAACAGGTCCCCACACTCGAGGTGCACTATGAGTCGCGTTCTGGTTGCCGCCGGCTCGAGCGAAGGCCAAACAACAACGATTGCCGAGCGGATCGGTGACGTACTCGCCGAGGAGAGCCACGAACCGACGCTCGTCCACCTGAAACACCCGCCCGCTGATCTCGATCTCGAGGACTATGACAGCGTGATCATCGGCGCGTCGATCCACGCTGGCACCCACCAGCGGTACGTGACGGCATTCGTCCGCGAACACCGAGAGGTGCTGAACCAACTGCCGACGGCATTTTACTCGGTGAGCCTCACTGCAGCGTCAGCCGATCCGGAGAGCCAAGCAACAGCCAGGGAACTGCTCGAGGAGTTTCTCGAGGAGACGGACTGGGAACCGGACGTGACATTGGCGGTAGCGGGCGCGCTCAGGTACACTCAGTACGGCCTGCTCAAGCGCGTCGTGATGCGACGGATCGCGGGCAAGGAGAGCGGTGATACCGACACCTCGCGGGACTACGAGTACACCAACTGGGACGACGTGGTGATGTTCGCACGGCAGGTCTCAGCGTTGTTGCGGTGACTCGTTGGGATAGAGAAGGCTACAGGCGGAACAGGCCGAGGCGGTTCACAGGAGCCCAACCGAACTCACCACGAACAATGCGAGAAGGGCCACCGCGAGCGCGGTTCCAACTGCCAGCGGCACGTTCTCGGCGGCTTTCTCGTGGATCGCCATCTCCTCGTACTCCTCGCGGAAGGTCTCGAGATTCGTCTCGTCGTAGAAGTACTTCGTTTTCAGCGCGAACCGTTCAGTGACCGCACAGCCCGTACAGACTGGCTCGGACTCGAGGCGCTCCACTCGAATGTGGTCGTCGCAGTTGATGCTGCCGCAGTTGTCGCAGTAGGTGACCTGATCCGCGCTCGTTCCGCAGTGAACGCACTCGTGGAACTCGTTCGCCGTGGTTGCTCTCGAGGGGCCAGCGGCGTAGTAGGCGAACTCGTAGTCGTACTCGCCAAGCGTGAGTTGCGAGCGGATGTGCGGGACGTAGACGGGGTCGATATCCCGCACGGTAACGTCCGACACCTTCGGCGTGCAGGTCTTCTCATAGTCGACGTTGTTCCCGCCCGTGTAGTGAACCGTCGTCGTGTGTGCCTGCCGAAGTCGGTCAACGGCCCACTCCTTATACTCGGTCTCGGTCTGGCCGAATCGCTTGCGCTCGCACAGATCGAACCGAGTCTCGAGATCGTGCTCCTCGAGTGCAATCCGCGCGTTCCGACTCCCGGCACCCGTCACAAGTGACTGGACGGTCGCGCCGGGCACTCGAGGCGAGTCGCCATCGGCCAGCAACACGAGGTCGTCCGTTTCGTCGACACGGTGAATCACGCCGACGGAGGTTTCGAACGTCGCGTTTGTCTCCGCCGAGACCGTGACGGTCGGCTCGAGGACGAGCGCCGTATCGGGCGTCGGAATCGTCGCCGGCTCGAGGTTCTCGACGGGCTGGACGGCCTCGAAAACAGGTGCGTTTCGGTCGGCAGTGGGGTGAGTTGGCCGGAGGGATTCGTCACAGAGGATTTCGATACGGCCGTTGTAGAGATCCATTCCGATCTCGTCGCCGATTTCGCGGAGATCGGTGCCGTCAAGCAGTTCGATGCCGCCGTCTGTCGTGCCGCCGAGGTCGGCCGCGTACTCCTGTGCTGGAGCGGTAAAGCGCCCGGTCGTGACGACCATGCCCCGTTTCGGGCCATCGTAGTCGTAGGTCGCGACCGCCGAGTGAAGTTTCTGGACGACCGGTCTGCTGACCGTCTCGGTGTGTTTGCACTCGACGACGACGGCTCGCCGCGTCCCGTCGACGACTTCTTCCATCAGAATGTCCCGTCCCTCGTCTGCGGCTCGAGTCGACTGGCGGACGTTTTCGTACCCCAGATGCCGAAACACGTCCTCCATCAAATCCTCGAACTCGTACCCCGAAAGCTCATCGAGCAGCGCCATTCGTTCAGACGATTCTTTCAATCACTCGTAGATAATGGTTCGGGCAGACGAAACCGGCAGCCGTTGCCGTCCCTGGAACGTCTTTTGAACCGGTCGTGGTCCACACGCTATGTCTCCCGATGCAGACAACGGCCCCGGCGACAGCACAGGCCCCGACCTCGAGGCCCTCGAGTTGACGGAAACTGAAGAAGACGCCTTGCACGACCTGCAGTTGGGCATCGAGCACGTCCACCGCGCCTACGGCACCTTACTCGAGTTTCACCATCAACTCGGTCATGCGATGGATCGGATGAGCAACGCTGAGGAGGAACTGCGCGAGGCCGGCCACGACCAGTGGGCGAATCGCCTGCGCGACGAGCACCTGCCGGCGGGTGCGATCAGCGATCAATGGACCTACGAACTCGTCGAAGAATTCTCCGCAGAGTTTCTCGAGGACGTCGACGCCTTCGAGAGCGAAGTCAGAGACGAACTGGCGGACGGCATCGACCACGTAAGCGAGCGCAAGCAGCAACGACAGCTCCGAGAGCGAATGCAGGATAACTCGAGCAGTGAGGAGTGACTGATCGCCGGAGACGCCGCTGAACACGGATCGCGGAGTGCAACGGTCGACCCGCCTCGCCGACTGCAGAGAGTGAGAAGTATTTTCGCCAGCCTCGTTGTACCGCCGTCCATGAGCGACCAGTACGACGTCATCGTGATCGGGGTCGGCGGCATGGGCAGTGCAACCGTCGCCCACCTCGCAGACCGTGGCGTCGACGTGCTCGGCCTCGAGCGCCGCGATATTCCTCATAGCTATGGATCGTCTCACGGCCACTCACGCATCTTTCGGCTCGCCTACGGCGAGGGCTCTGGGTACGTCCCGCTCCTCCAGCGCGCCGAGGAGTTGTGGGAAACTCTCGAGGACGAACACGACCGGCAACTGCTGTATCGAACCGGCTCGATCGACGCCGGACCAGCCGATTCGGACTTCCTTGGGGAGTCACAGCGGTCGTGCGATAAACACGACCTCGAGTACGAACGGTTCTCGAGCGACGAACTCACGGAGCGCTATCCCGGCTATCAGCTCCCCGAGGACTACGAGGCGATCTACCAGCCCGACGGCGGCTTTCTGGCCCCCGAGGAGTGTACCGTTGCCCACGTCAATCGCGCCCACGAGGCGGGAGCGACGATCCGTGCCCGCGAGCGCGTCGTCGACTGGCGGGCGCTCGAGAGCAAGAGTGACAGCGAGGATGATGGAAGCGACCAACACGGCGGCGTCCGTGTCGAGACCGACCACGACGCCTACGAAGCCGACAACCTCGTGATCACGGCAGGCGCGTGGGCCGCCCGCTTCGTGGACGCACTCGAGGACGTCCTCGTTCCCGAGCGACAGGTAACAGCGCGTCTCCAGCCGACCGAGCCTGCGCAGTTCGACCGCGAGCAGTTTCCCGTCTGGAATCTCGAGGTACCCGACGGGCGCTACTACGGCTTTCCCGTCCACGGCGTGCCTGGATTTAAATTCGGCCGCTACCATCACCGCGAGGAGACGGTTGCGCCCGACGCATTCGAGCGCGAACCGACACAGGCCGACGAGCGACTGCTTCGAGAGTTTGCGGACACGTACTTCCCGGCCGGCGCAGGGCCGACAATGGGGATGGATACCTGTCTCTTTACGAACACGCCCGACGAGCACTTTGTTCTCGATACCCTCTCAGCACATCCGCAAGTCACCGTCGGCGCGGGCTTTTCTGGCCACGGCTTCAAATTCGCCAGCGTCATCGGTGAGATTCTGGCCGATCTGGCGCTCGAGGGTGAGACCGACCACGATATCTCCATGTTCGGATTGGATCGGTTCGCAGAGTAGGTGAGAAAATTGATTGGCCCTCGAACCGCTCGAGTCGCAGTTAGAACTCGCCCATCACGTCGTCGACGAACCGGTCGATTGTCTCGGGATCGTTCTTCGGGACGCCGATCTGGAAGCGATCAACGTTGAGAGCCTGATACTCCTCGATACCAGCGGCGACCTCCTCCGCGGTGCCGATGAGTCCCCGGAACTCGTCTCGAGGCGTCGTGTCTTCGTCAGTTTCCTCGAGCAGGTCCTCGTAGACCGCGTGTGCGTCGTCGGTGTCGTCGCGGATAATTGTCGGAATCGTGACTGTTGTGTCGATCTCGTCGTAGTCGCGACCGGCGTTTTCGCAGTGCTCACGGAGGACAGAAAGCTTGTGTTCGTACTGCTCAGGCGTGACGCCCGGGAGGTTCCACCAGTCAGCGTACTCGGCAGTGAGCCGGAGAGTAAGCTGTTCGCCGCCACCGCCGACCAGAATGGGTACGTCGTCGGGTTTGGGGTTCAAATAGAGGTCATCGACGTCGTAATACTCTCCCTCATAGCTAACTGGTGACTCCTCAGTCCAGACGGTCTCACAGAGCTTGATAGCATCCCGAAGTTGTCGAATCCGCTCGTCTGCCGGCGGAAACTCCATGTCCATCGCATCGTACTCGTCCTCGTACCAGCCCGCACCGATACCGAGCACTGCACGCCCCTCCGAGAGCGCATCGAGCGAACTGACGACCTTCGCGAGATAGACTGGATTCCGATAATGAACGCAGGTCACGAGCGCGCTCAGCGTGATCTCGTCCGTCGCGGCTGCAACCGCTGACAGTCCCGAATAGCACTCCACAAACGGCTCGTCCCGATGCCCATGAAACGGGAGTTGCCAGAGATGATCCATCAGCGAGAGCCAGGTGAAGCCGTCGTCCTCGAGTCGTTGTGCTCTGTCGATGAGCGCCGCAGCGGGGGAGCGGTCGTCGTGGGTCGCGAACGAACTGTGGTGGTAGCCAAACTCCATGGGTGTTCATTCTCGACTGGGAAGTAATACGGTCGGGAGGGGGCAAGACCGTCGCCAAGCGGCTCACACGGCATCGATGATTTCATCCGCAAACCGCGAGAGCGCCGCTTCACTGTCGTCGTTGCCAATCCCGACGATGACGTGGTCGACGCCGTAGTCTGCGAGTTGGCGGAAATAGTCTTGGAACCACTCGACACCGGCTCGGTACCCGAGGTGCAGTTGCTCCGGCTGAGCAGTAGGGTCCTCGGCCAACTCCACGCGAACCGCCATCGCATAGGGCTTGTCGCCCGCCTTCTCGCGCCAGTCGAACAGATAGTCCGCGAGCGTGCGCTCTGGAAGATGGTAAAAGAGCCAGCCGTCGCCGTGTTCGGCGATCCACTCACGAGATTGGCGGGCGTTCCCCGTCGGCAGCATCGGAATCGTCTCCGTCGTCGGCTCTGGCACGACTGAGAGTTCGCCGGTTAGGGACCCCCACTCGCCCTCGAGCGAGGGTGCATCCTCGCGCCACATGGTTCGAATCGCCTCGAAGCGTTCTCGGAAGGCCTCACCGCGCTCGGCTTTCTCGAGGCCGAATGCGGGAAACTCGGGGTCGCGGTCGCCCGAGGCCACGCCGAGGACGAGTCGCCCGTCGGAGAGTTGATCGACAGTCGCTGCCGACTTCGCGACGTGAATCGGATGCCGGAGCGTGAGGACGATGCTTGCCGTCCCAAGTGCGATCTCGTCCGTGTGTGCGGCGACGTGAGAGAGCCACGGCCACGTATCGAACGTCTGGCCCGCATCGCCGAATTTCGGCCAGTAGGTCGGTACGTCTCGAGCCCAGAGCCCGTCGAACCCGACCGCCTCGGCGTGTTTCGCGAGGTGGAGTTCGTCGTGTCTATCGGGCGTGGAGCGGTTCGTCCCCGTCAACGGAAAACTCGCACCGAAGGTCATCTCCTCGGTCTCGAAGAGTCGCTGATAGCCGGCGTTTTCGTGGGACATGGATTCGCTCGAGCTATCGGCTCGGAGCGGATGTCGCTACCGGTTCGCGCCGTCTATGAGTCGTCGGGCACCGCTCAGATATCGACGGCAAACGGTGCGAACTCGCCGGCGCGACTCGCGAAGCCGCCAAGCAACGTCGCCACGTCCTCGAGGTCGTCGGTGTCGATTACCTCGACAGGGGTGTGCATGTACCGGTTCGGAACGGAGACGACCTGCGATGGGATCCCACCCGCTGCCGTGAAGAAGCCATCTGCATCCGTTCCCGTCCCGAGACCGAGCGCCTCGAGTTGCACATCGACCTCGCGGTCTGCGGCGACCGAACGCAATGCCTCGAAGAGCACGGGATGATTCGAACTGCCGCGGCCGAGCGCGGGTCCACCACCGAGGTCCATCCGACTCGTCTTCTCACTCGGCGCGGAG is drawn from Natronolimnobius sp. AArcel1 and contains these coding sequences:
- a CDS encoding MBL fold metallo-hydrolase, which translates into the protein MEVEFLGGAGEVGRSALVIDDTLLLDYGMDSGNPPAFPLGDVDPEAVVVSHGHLDHVGSIPTLLSGDARPAIHWTPPTYELTMTLARDTLKLHGGTYDCPFTEAELARVTQVSETHGYRETFEAAGYEVTFFESGHIPGSAHVLVSDGETRLLYSGDFHTEDQQLLSGTTARPDADTVICESTYADTTRGPRQQTEAKFADSLEQTIWSGGTVVVPAFAIGRTQEMLCLCEQYDLECYVDGMGKRVTEIFLREGNREFLRDPELLRRAKGNARFVDGRDGQRKRIAEQNTVIITTSGMLHGGPAMTYIPEIRSHPTNKIAMTGYQVEGTPGRSLLETGSAEIDGRMLRVSAQVEQYDFSAHADREGLLAFLESYRDSEVLVNHGDRCEAFAEELCADGFEARAPELGERLKV
- a CDS encoding flavodoxin domain-containing protein is translated as MSRVLVAAGSSEGQTTTIAERIGDVLAEESHEPTLVHLKHPPADLDLEDYDSVIIGASIHAGTHQRYVTAFVREHREVLNQLPTAFYSVSLTAASADPESQATARELLEEFLEETDWEPDVTLAVAGALRYTQYGLLKRVVMRRIAGKESGDTDTSRDYEYTNWDDVVMFARQVSALLR
- a CDS encoding restriction endonuclease, whose amino-acid sequence is MALLDELSGYEFEDLMEDVFRHLGYENVRQSTRAADEGRDILMEEVVDGTRRAVVVECKHTETVSRPVVQKLHSAVATYDYDGPKRGMVVTTGRFTAPAQEYAADLGGTTDGGIELLDGTDLREIGDEIGMDLYNGRIEILCDESLRPTHPTADRNAPVFEAVQPVENLEPATIPTPDTALVLEPTVTVSAETNATFETSVGVIHRVDETDDLVLLADGDSPRVPGATVQSLVTGAGSRNARIALEEHDLETRFDLCERKRFGQTETEYKEWAVDRLRQAHTTTVHYTGGNNVDYEKTCTPKVSDVTVRDIDPVYVPHIRSQLTLGEYDYEFAYYAAGPSRATTANEFHECVHCGTSADQVTYCDNCGSINCDDHIRVERLESEPVCTGCAVTERFALKTKYFYDETNLETFREEYEEMAIHEKAAENVPLAVGTALAVALLALFVVSSVGLL
- the solA gene encoding N-methyl-L-tryptophan oxidase, which translates into the protein MSDQYDVIVIGVGGMGSATVAHLADRGVDVLGLERRDIPHSYGSSHGHSRIFRLAYGEGSGYVPLLQRAEELWETLEDEHDRQLLYRTGSIDAGPADSDFLGESQRSCDKHDLEYERFSSDELTERYPGYQLPEDYEAIYQPDGGFLAPEECTVAHVNRAHEAGATIRARERVVDWRALESKSDSEDDGSDQHGGVRVETDHDAYEADNLVITAGAWAARFVDALEDVLVPERQVTARLQPTEPAQFDREQFPVWNLEVPDGRYYGFPVHGVPGFKFGRYHHREETVAPDAFEREPTQADERLLREFADTYFPAGAGPTMGMDTCLFTNTPDEHFVLDTLSAHPQVTVGAGFSGHGFKFASVIGEILADLALEGETDHDISMFGLDRFAE
- a CDS encoding TIGR03560 family F420-dependent LLM class oxidoreductase — translated: MEFGYHHSSFATHDDRSPAAALIDRAQRLEDDGFTWLSLMDHLWQLPFHGHRDEPFVECYSGLSAVAAATDEITLSALVTCVHYRNPVYLAKVVSSLDALSEGRAVLGIGAGWYEDEYDAMDMEFPPADERIRQLRDAIKLCETVWTEESPVSYEGEYYDVDDLYLNPKPDDVPILVGGGGEQLTLRLTAEYADWWNLPGVTPEQYEHKLSVLREHCENAGRDYDEIDTTVTIPTIIRDDTDDAHAVYEDLLEETDEDTTPRDEFRGLIGTAEEVAAGIEEYQALNVDRFQIGVPKNDPETIDRFVDDVMGEF
- a CDS encoding TIGR03571 family LLM class oxidoreductase; the protein is MSHENAGYQRLFETEEMTFGASFPLTGTNRSTPDRHDELHLAKHAEAVGFDGLWARDVPTYWPKFGDAGQTFDTWPWLSHVAAHTDEIALGTASIVLTLRHPIHVAKSAATVDQLSDGRLVLGVASGDRDPEFPAFGLEKAERGEAFRERFEAIRTMWREDAPSLEGEWGSLTGELSVVPEPTTETIPMLPTGNARQSREWIAEHGDGWLFYHLPERTLADYLFDWREKAGDKPYAMAVRVELAEDPTAQPEQLHLGYRAGVEWFQDYFRQLADYGVDHVIVGIGNDDSEAALSRFADEIIDAV